In a single window of the Drosophila subpulchrella strain 33 F10 #4 breed RU33 chromosome X, RU_Dsub_v1.1 Primary Assembly, whole genome shotgun sequence genome:
- the LOC119557659 gene encoding insulin-like growth factor 2 mRNA-binding protein 1 isoform X5, producing MHSNNNSSRLNNNISNNNFYQQKSFIRYLDRAAGGLNGVEFEGSKLHAEQLDKNQRRSQRNQRNPYPGMPGPGRQADFPLRILVQSEMVGAIIGRQGSTIRTITQQSRARVDVHRKENVGSLEKSITIYGNPENCTNACKRILEVMQQEALSTNKGEICLKILAHNNLIGRIIGKSGNTIKRIMQDTDTKITVSSINDINSFNLERIITVKGLIENMSRAENQISTKLRQSYENDLQAMAPQSLMFPGLHPMAMMSTPGNGMVFNTSMPFPSCQSFAMSKTPASVVPPVFPNDLQETTYLYIPNNAVGAIIGTKGSHIRSIMRFSNASLKIAPLDADKPLDQQTERKVTIVGTPEGQWKAQYMIFEKMREEGFMCGTDDVRLTVELLVASSQVGRIIGKGGQNVRELQRVTGSVIKLPEHALAPPSGGDEETPVHIIGPFYSVQSAQRRIRAMMLSTNPPPITKKQKAAKEQLQQQQQSLAGAASSGSQQQQQQQQPQSPSQQQALPPQLHHQPVSSASSSSTPPAHHQQQQASTAATSHQLQQQQQQQQQQQQQQQPSPPPGNASAAAAQQQQQLASSQQ from the exons AGCTGCTGGTGGTCTGAACGGTGTCGAGTTCGAGGGCAGCAAGCTGCATGCCGAGCAGCTGGACAAGAACCAGCGGCGCAGCCAGCGCAACCAGCGCAATCCGTATCCGGGAATGCCCGGTCCTGGACGCCAGGCGGACTTCCCGCTGCGCATCCTTGTGCAGAGCGAGATGGTGGGCGCCATCATTGGCCGCCAGGGCAGCACCATCAGGACGATCACACAACAGAGCCGTGCTCGCGTCGATGTCCATCGCAAGGAGAACGTTGGCTCGCTGGAGAAATCGATCACGATCTATGGCAATCCGGAGAATTGCACCAATGCCTGTAAGCGCATTTTGGAAGTGATGCAACAAGAGGCCCTCTCCACGAATAAGGG GGAAATTTGCCTTAAAATACTCGCCCACAACAATTTGATTGGTCGGATCATTGGCAAGTCGGGCAATACCATTAAACGGATCATGCAGGACACCGATACGAAGATCACCGTCAGCTCGATCAACGACATCAATAGCTTCAATTTGGAGCGCATCATCACGGTCAAGGGATTGATTGAGAACATGTCGCGTGCTGAGAATCAAATTAGCACCAAACTGCGCCAGAGCTATGAGAACGATCTGCAGGCGATGGCGCCACAGAGCCTCATGTTCCCCGGTCTCCATCCCATGGCAATGATGTCGACACCGGGCAACGGCATGGTCTTCAATACGAGCATGCCGTTCCCCTCGTGTCAAAGCTTTGCCATGTCCAAGACCCCGGCCAGTGTGGTGCCACCGGTGTTCCCCAATGACCTGCAGGAGACCACCTATCTCTATATACCGAACAACGCTGTCGGCGCCATCATTGGCACCAAGGGCTCGCACATCCGTAGCATAATGCGCTTCTCGAATGCATCCCTCAAAATCGCCCCCCTCGATGCCGACAAGCCGCTGGACCAACAAACGGAGCGCAAGGTGACGATTGTTGGCACACCGGAGGGTCAGTGGAAGGCGCAGTACATGATCTTCGAGAAGATGCGCGAGGAGGGCTTTATGTGTGGCACGGACGATGTACGCCTAACGGTTGAGTTGCTAGTGGCCAGCTCGCAG GTGGGCCGCATTATTGGCAAGGGTGGCCAGAATGTGCGCGAATTGCAGCGCGTGACGGGCAGTGTGATCAAGTTGCCGGAGCATGCTTTGGCACCGCCATCCGGCGGAGATGAGGAGACACCGGTGCACATCATTGGACCTTTCTACAGTGTACAG TCTGCACAGCGACGCATCCGAGCCATGATGCTCTCCACAAATCCGCCGCCAATAACCAAAAAACAGAAAGCTGCCAAAGAACAAttgcaacaacagcaacagagcCTAGCCGGAGCTGCGAGCAGCGGgtcccagcagcagcagcagcagcagcagccacagtCACCATCGCAACAGCAGGCGCTGCCGCCGCAGTTGCATCACCAGCCTGTGTCGTCGGCGTCGTCATCGTCGACGCCGCCTGCAcaccatcagcagcagcaggcgtCGACGGCAGCGACCTCGCACCAgttgcagcaacagcaacagcagcagcagcagcagcagcagcagcagcagccatcGCCACCACCTGGCAATGCATCTGCAGCCGcagcccagcagcaacagcagctggCGAGCTCACAACAGTAA
- the LOC119557659 gene encoding insulin-like growth factor 2 mRNA-binding protein 1 isoform X2 has translation MHSNNNSSRLNNNISNNNFYQQKSFIRYLDRVTTSKILISGIPMQTRFEDIEPLLKPYGIVKQCEAISSKDQNTQTVHITFENPEQAQRAAGGLNGVEFEGSKLHAEQLDKNQRRSQRNQRNPYPGMPGPGRQADFPLRILVQSEMVGAIIGRQGSTIRTITQQSRARVDVHRKENVGSLEKSITIYGNPENCTNACKRILEVMQQEALSTNKGEICLKILAHNNLIGRIIGKSGNTIKRIMQDTDTKITVSSINDINSFNLERIITVKGLIENMSRAENQISTKLRQSYENDLQAMAPQSLMFPGLHPMAMMSTPGNGMVFNTSMPFPSCQSFAMSKTPASVVPPVFPNDLQETTYLYIPNNAVGAIIGTKGSHIRSIMRFSNASLKIAPLDADKPLDQQTERKVTIVGTPEGQWKAQYMIFEKMREEGFMCGTDDVRLTVELLVASSQVGRIIGKGGQNVRELQRVTGSVIKLPEHALAPPSGGDEETPVHIIGPFYSVQSAQRRIRAMMLSTNPPPITKKQKAAKEQLQQQQQSLAGAASSGSQQQQQQQQPQSPSQQQALPPQLHHQPVSSASSSSTPPAHHQQQQASTAATSHQLQQQQQQQQQQQQQQQPSPPPGNASAAAAQQQQQLASSQQ, from the exons TGTTACGACATCAAAAATCTTAATAAGCGGCATACCGATGCAAACACGTTTCGAAGACATCGAACCGCTACTGAAGCCCTATGGCATCGTCAAACAGTGTGAGGCTATTTCTAGTAAGGATCAAAATACTCAAACAGTACATATAACATTCGAAAATCCTGAGCAGGCGCAAAG AGCTGCTGGTGGTCTGAACGGTGTCGAGTTCGAGGGCAGCAAGCTGCATGCCGAGCAGCTGGACAAGAACCAGCGGCGCAGCCAGCGCAACCAGCGCAATCCGTATCCGGGAATGCCCGGTCCTGGACGCCAGGCGGACTTCCCGCTGCGCATCCTTGTGCAGAGCGAGATGGTGGGCGCCATCATTGGCCGCCAGGGCAGCACCATCAGGACGATCACACAACAGAGCCGTGCTCGCGTCGATGTCCATCGCAAGGAGAACGTTGGCTCGCTGGAGAAATCGATCACGATCTATGGCAATCCGGAGAATTGCACCAATGCCTGTAAGCGCATTTTGGAAGTGATGCAACAAGAGGCCCTCTCCACGAATAAGGG GGAAATTTGCCTTAAAATACTCGCCCACAACAATTTGATTGGTCGGATCATTGGCAAGTCGGGCAATACCATTAAACGGATCATGCAGGACACCGATACGAAGATCACCGTCAGCTCGATCAACGACATCAATAGCTTCAATTTGGAGCGCATCATCACGGTCAAGGGATTGATTGAGAACATGTCGCGTGCTGAGAATCAAATTAGCACCAAACTGCGCCAGAGCTATGAGAACGATCTGCAGGCGATGGCGCCACAGAGCCTCATGTTCCCCGGTCTCCATCCCATGGCAATGATGTCGACACCGGGCAACGGCATGGTCTTCAATACGAGCATGCCGTTCCCCTCGTGTCAAAGCTTTGCCATGTCCAAGACCCCGGCCAGTGTGGTGCCACCGGTGTTCCCCAATGACCTGCAGGAGACCACCTATCTCTATATACCGAACAACGCTGTCGGCGCCATCATTGGCACCAAGGGCTCGCACATCCGTAGCATAATGCGCTTCTCGAATGCATCCCTCAAAATCGCCCCCCTCGATGCCGACAAGCCGCTGGACCAACAAACGGAGCGCAAGGTGACGATTGTTGGCACACCGGAGGGTCAGTGGAAGGCGCAGTACATGATCTTCGAGAAGATGCGCGAGGAGGGCTTTATGTGTGGCACGGACGATGTACGCCTAACGGTTGAGTTGCTAGTGGCCAGCTCGCAG GTGGGCCGCATTATTGGCAAGGGTGGCCAGAATGTGCGCGAATTGCAGCGCGTGACGGGCAGTGTGATCAAGTTGCCGGAGCATGCTTTGGCACCGCCATCCGGCGGAGATGAGGAGACACCGGTGCACATCATTGGACCTTTCTACAGTGTACAG TCTGCACAGCGACGCATCCGAGCCATGATGCTCTCCACAAATCCGCCGCCAATAACCAAAAAACAGAAAGCTGCCAAAGAACAAttgcaacaacagcaacagagcCTAGCCGGAGCTGCGAGCAGCGGgtcccagcagcagcagcagcagcagcagccacagtCACCATCGCAACAGCAGGCGCTGCCGCCGCAGTTGCATCACCAGCCTGTGTCGTCGGCGTCGTCATCGTCGACGCCGCCTGCAcaccatcagcagcagcaggcgtCGACGGCAGCGACCTCGCACCAgttgcagcaacagcaacagcagcagcagcagcagcagcagcagcagcagccatcGCCACCACCTGGCAATGCATCTGCAGCCGcagcccagcagcaacagcagctggCGAGCTCACAACAGTAA
- the LOC119557659 gene encoding insulin-like growth factor 2 mRNA-binding protein 1 isoform X1, protein MASELDQFADLELSKEDREQIFDPPLDRQQLEGAGTSSVTTSKILISGIPMQTRFEDIEPLLKPYGIVKQCEAISSKDQNTQTVHITFENPEQAQRAAGGLNGVEFEGSKLHAEQLDKNQRRSQRNQRNPYPGMPGPGRQADFPLRILVQSEMVGAIIGRQGSTIRTITQQSRARVDVHRKENVGSLEKSITIYGNPENCTNACKRILEVMQQEALSTNKGEICLKILAHNNLIGRIIGKSGNTIKRIMQDTDTKITVSSINDINSFNLERIITVKGLIENMSRAENQISTKLRQSYENDLQAMAPQSLMFPGLHPMAMMSTPGNGMVFNTSMPFPSCQSFAMSKTPASVVPPVFPNDLQETTYLYIPNNAVGAIIGTKGSHIRSIMRFSNASLKIAPLDADKPLDQQTERKVTIVGTPEGQWKAQYMIFEKMREEGFMCGTDDVRLTVELLVASSQVGRIIGKGGQNVRELQRVTGSVIKLPEHALAPPSGGDEETPVHIIGPFYSVQSAQRRIRAMMLSTNPPPITKKQKAAKEQLQQQQQSLAGAASSGSQQQQQQQQPQSPSQQQALPPQLHHQPVSSASSSSTPPAHHQQQQASTAATSHQLQQQQQQQQQQQQQQQPSPPPGNASAAAAQQQQQLASSQQ, encoded by the exons TGTTACGACATCAAAAATCTTAATAAGCGGCATACCGATGCAAACACGTTTCGAAGACATCGAACCGCTACTGAAGCCCTATGGCATCGTCAAACAGTGTGAGGCTATTTCTAGTAAGGATCAAAATACTCAAACAGTACATATAACATTCGAAAATCCTGAGCAGGCGCAAAG AGCTGCTGGTGGTCTGAACGGTGTCGAGTTCGAGGGCAGCAAGCTGCATGCCGAGCAGCTGGACAAGAACCAGCGGCGCAGCCAGCGCAACCAGCGCAATCCGTATCCGGGAATGCCCGGTCCTGGACGCCAGGCGGACTTCCCGCTGCGCATCCTTGTGCAGAGCGAGATGGTGGGCGCCATCATTGGCCGCCAGGGCAGCACCATCAGGACGATCACACAACAGAGCCGTGCTCGCGTCGATGTCCATCGCAAGGAGAACGTTGGCTCGCTGGAGAAATCGATCACGATCTATGGCAATCCGGAGAATTGCACCAATGCCTGTAAGCGCATTTTGGAAGTGATGCAACAAGAGGCCCTCTCCACGAATAAGGG GGAAATTTGCCTTAAAATACTCGCCCACAACAATTTGATTGGTCGGATCATTGGCAAGTCGGGCAATACCATTAAACGGATCATGCAGGACACCGATACGAAGATCACCGTCAGCTCGATCAACGACATCAATAGCTTCAATTTGGAGCGCATCATCACGGTCAAGGGATTGATTGAGAACATGTCGCGTGCTGAGAATCAAATTAGCACCAAACTGCGCCAGAGCTATGAGAACGATCTGCAGGCGATGGCGCCACAGAGCCTCATGTTCCCCGGTCTCCATCCCATGGCAATGATGTCGACACCGGGCAACGGCATGGTCTTCAATACGAGCATGCCGTTCCCCTCGTGTCAAAGCTTTGCCATGTCCAAGACCCCGGCCAGTGTGGTGCCACCGGTGTTCCCCAATGACCTGCAGGAGACCACCTATCTCTATATACCGAACAACGCTGTCGGCGCCATCATTGGCACCAAGGGCTCGCACATCCGTAGCATAATGCGCTTCTCGAATGCATCCCTCAAAATCGCCCCCCTCGATGCCGACAAGCCGCTGGACCAACAAACGGAGCGCAAGGTGACGATTGTTGGCACACCGGAGGGTCAGTGGAAGGCGCAGTACATGATCTTCGAGAAGATGCGCGAGGAGGGCTTTATGTGTGGCACGGACGATGTACGCCTAACGGTTGAGTTGCTAGTGGCCAGCTCGCAG GTGGGCCGCATTATTGGCAAGGGTGGCCAGAATGTGCGCGAATTGCAGCGCGTGACGGGCAGTGTGATCAAGTTGCCGGAGCATGCTTTGGCACCGCCATCCGGCGGAGATGAGGAGACACCGGTGCACATCATTGGACCTTTCTACAGTGTACAG TCTGCACAGCGACGCATCCGAGCCATGATGCTCTCCACAAATCCGCCGCCAATAACCAAAAAACAGAAAGCTGCCAAAGAACAAttgcaacaacagcaacagagcCTAGCCGGAGCTGCGAGCAGCGGgtcccagcagcagcagcagcagcagcagccacagtCACCATCGCAACAGCAGGCGCTGCCGCCGCAGTTGCATCACCAGCCTGTGTCGTCGGCGTCGTCATCGTCGACGCCGCCTGCAcaccatcagcagcagcaggcgtCGACGGCAGCGACCTCGCACCAgttgcagcaacagcaacagcagcagcagcagcagcagcagcagcagcagccatcGCCACCACCTGGCAATGCATCTGCAGCCGcagcccagcagcaacagcagctggCGAGCTCACAACAGTAA
- the LOC119557659 gene encoding insulin-like growth factor 2 mRNA-binding protein 1 isoform X4, translating to MASELDQFADLELSKEDREQIFDPPLDRQQLEGAGTSRAAGGLNGVEFEGSKLHAEQLDKNQRRSQRNQRNPYPGMPGPGRQADFPLRILVQSEMVGAIIGRQGSTIRTITQQSRARVDVHRKENVGSLEKSITIYGNPENCTNACKRILEVMQQEALSTNKGEICLKILAHNNLIGRIIGKSGNTIKRIMQDTDTKITVSSINDINSFNLERIITVKGLIENMSRAENQISTKLRQSYENDLQAMAPQSLMFPGLHPMAMMSTPGNGMVFNTSMPFPSCQSFAMSKTPASVVPPVFPNDLQETTYLYIPNNAVGAIIGTKGSHIRSIMRFSNASLKIAPLDADKPLDQQTERKVTIVGTPEGQWKAQYMIFEKMREEGFMCGTDDVRLTVELLVASSQVGRIIGKGGQNVRELQRVTGSVIKLPEHALAPPSGGDEETPVHIIGPFYSVQSAQRRIRAMMLSTNPPPITKKQKAAKEQLQQQQQSLAGAASSGSQQQQQQQQPQSPSQQQALPPQLHHQPVSSASSSSTPPAHHQQQQASTAATSHQLQQQQQQQQQQQQQQQPSPPPGNASAAAAQQQQQLASSQQ from the exons AGCTGCTGGTGGTCTGAACGGTGTCGAGTTCGAGGGCAGCAAGCTGCATGCCGAGCAGCTGGACAAGAACCAGCGGCGCAGCCAGCGCAACCAGCGCAATCCGTATCCGGGAATGCCCGGTCCTGGACGCCAGGCGGACTTCCCGCTGCGCATCCTTGTGCAGAGCGAGATGGTGGGCGCCATCATTGGCCGCCAGGGCAGCACCATCAGGACGATCACACAACAGAGCCGTGCTCGCGTCGATGTCCATCGCAAGGAGAACGTTGGCTCGCTGGAGAAATCGATCACGATCTATGGCAATCCGGAGAATTGCACCAATGCCTGTAAGCGCATTTTGGAAGTGATGCAACAAGAGGCCCTCTCCACGAATAAGGG GGAAATTTGCCTTAAAATACTCGCCCACAACAATTTGATTGGTCGGATCATTGGCAAGTCGGGCAATACCATTAAACGGATCATGCAGGACACCGATACGAAGATCACCGTCAGCTCGATCAACGACATCAATAGCTTCAATTTGGAGCGCATCATCACGGTCAAGGGATTGATTGAGAACATGTCGCGTGCTGAGAATCAAATTAGCACCAAACTGCGCCAGAGCTATGAGAACGATCTGCAGGCGATGGCGCCACAGAGCCTCATGTTCCCCGGTCTCCATCCCATGGCAATGATGTCGACACCGGGCAACGGCATGGTCTTCAATACGAGCATGCCGTTCCCCTCGTGTCAAAGCTTTGCCATGTCCAAGACCCCGGCCAGTGTGGTGCCACCGGTGTTCCCCAATGACCTGCAGGAGACCACCTATCTCTATATACCGAACAACGCTGTCGGCGCCATCATTGGCACCAAGGGCTCGCACATCCGTAGCATAATGCGCTTCTCGAATGCATCCCTCAAAATCGCCCCCCTCGATGCCGACAAGCCGCTGGACCAACAAACGGAGCGCAAGGTGACGATTGTTGGCACACCGGAGGGTCAGTGGAAGGCGCAGTACATGATCTTCGAGAAGATGCGCGAGGAGGGCTTTATGTGTGGCACGGACGATGTACGCCTAACGGTTGAGTTGCTAGTGGCCAGCTCGCAG GTGGGCCGCATTATTGGCAAGGGTGGCCAGAATGTGCGCGAATTGCAGCGCGTGACGGGCAGTGTGATCAAGTTGCCGGAGCATGCTTTGGCACCGCCATCCGGCGGAGATGAGGAGACACCGGTGCACATCATTGGACCTTTCTACAGTGTACAG TCTGCACAGCGACGCATCCGAGCCATGATGCTCTCCACAAATCCGCCGCCAATAACCAAAAAACAGAAAGCTGCCAAAGAACAAttgcaacaacagcaacagagcCTAGCCGGAGCTGCGAGCAGCGGgtcccagcagcagcagcagcagcagcagccacagtCACCATCGCAACAGCAGGCGCTGCCGCCGCAGTTGCATCACCAGCCTGTGTCGTCGGCGTCGTCATCGTCGACGCCGCCTGCAcaccatcagcagcagcaggcgtCGACGGCAGCGACCTCGCACCAgttgcagcaacagcaacagcagcagcagcagcagcagcagcagcagcagccatcGCCACCACCTGGCAATGCATCTGCAGCCGcagcccagcagcaacagcagctggCGAGCTCACAACAGTAA
- the LOC119557659 gene encoding insulin-like growth factor 2 mRNA-binding protein 1 isoform X3, translated as MQFQPTSYCSIDDQQLRQLKLVTTSKILISGIPMQTRFEDIEPLLKPYGIVKQCEAISSKDQNTQTVHITFENPEQAQRAAGGLNGVEFEGSKLHAEQLDKNQRRSQRNQRNPYPGMPGPGRQADFPLRILVQSEMVGAIIGRQGSTIRTITQQSRARVDVHRKENVGSLEKSITIYGNPENCTNACKRILEVMQQEALSTNKGEICLKILAHNNLIGRIIGKSGNTIKRIMQDTDTKITVSSINDINSFNLERIITVKGLIENMSRAENQISTKLRQSYENDLQAMAPQSLMFPGLHPMAMMSTPGNGMVFNTSMPFPSCQSFAMSKTPASVVPPVFPNDLQETTYLYIPNNAVGAIIGTKGSHIRSIMRFSNASLKIAPLDADKPLDQQTERKVTIVGTPEGQWKAQYMIFEKMREEGFMCGTDDVRLTVELLVASSQVGRIIGKGGQNVRELQRVTGSVIKLPEHALAPPSGGDEETPVHIIGPFYSVQSAQRRIRAMMLSTNPPPITKKQKAAKEQLQQQQQSLAGAASSGSQQQQQQQQPQSPSQQQALPPQLHHQPVSSASSSSTPPAHHQQQQASTAATSHQLQQQQQQQQQQQQQQQPSPPPGNASAAAAQQQQQLASSQQ; from the exons TGTTACGACATCAAAAATCTTAATAAGCGGCATACCGATGCAAACACGTTTCGAAGACATCGAACCGCTACTGAAGCCCTATGGCATCGTCAAACAGTGTGAGGCTATTTCTAGTAAGGATCAAAATACTCAAACAGTACATATAACATTCGAAAATCCTGAGCAGGCGCAAAG AGCTGCTGGTGGTCTGAACGGTGTCGAGTTCGAGGGCAGCAAGCTGCATGCCGAGCAGCTGGACAAGAACCAGCGGCGCAGCCAGCGCAACCAGCGCAATCCGTATCCGGGAATGCCCGGTCCTGGACGCCAGGCGGACTTCCCGCTGCGCATCCTTGTGCAGAGCGAGATGGTGGGCGCCATCATTGGCCGCCAGGGCAGCACCATCAGGACGATCACACAACAGAGCCGTGCTCGCGTCGATGTCCATCGCAAGGAGAACGTTGGCTCGCTGGAGAAATCGATCACGATCTATGGCAATCCGGAGAATTGCACCAATGCCTGTAAGCGCATTTTGGAAGTGATGCAACAAGAGGCCCTCTCCACGAATAAGGG GGAAATTTGCCTTAAAATACTCGCCCACAACAATTTGATTGGTCGGATCATTGGCAAGTCGGGCAATACCATTAAACGGATCATGCAGGACACCGATACGAAGATCACCGTCAGCTCGATCAACGACATCAATAGCTTCAATTTGGAGCGCATCATCACGGTCAAGGGATTGATTGAGAACATGTCGCGTGCTGAGAATCAAATTAGCACCAAACTGCGCCAGAGCTATGAGAACGATCTGCAGGCGATGGCGCCACAGAGCCTCATGTTCCCCGGTCTCCATCCCATGGCAATGATGTCGACACCGGGCAACGGCATGGTCTTCAATACGAGCATGCCGTTCCCCTCGTGTCAAAGCTTTGCCATGTCCAAGACCCCGGCCAGTGTGGTGCCACCGGTGTTCCCCAATGACCTGCAGGAGACCACCTATCTCTATATACCGAACAACGCTGTCGGCGCCATCATTGGCACCAAGGGCTCGCACATCCGTAGCATAATGCGCTTCTCGAATGCATCCCTCAAAATCGCCCCCCTCGATGCCGACAAGCCGCTGGACCAACAAACGGAGCGCAAGGTGACGATTGTTGGCACACCGGAGGGTCAGTGGAAGGCGCAGTACATGATCTTCGAGAAGATGCGCGAGGAGGGCTTTATGTGTGGCACGGACGATGTACGCCTAACGGTTGAGTTGCTAGTGGCCAGCTCGCAG GTGGGCCGCATTATTGGCAAGGGTGGCCAGAATGTGCGCGAATTGCAGCGCGTGACGGGCAGTGTGATCAAGTTGCCGGAGCATGCTTTGGCACCGCCATCCGGCGGAGATGAGGAGACACCGGTGCACATCATTGGACCTTTCTACAGTGTACAG TCTGCACAGCGACGCATCCGAGCCATGATGCTCTCCACAAATCCGCCGCCAATAACCAAAAAACAGAAAGCTGCCAAAGAACAAttgcaacaacagcaacagagcCTAGCCGGAGCTGCGAGCAGCGGgtcccagcagcagcagcagcagcagcagccacagtCACCATCGCAACAGCAGGCGCTGCCGCCGCAGTTGCATCACCAGCCTGTGTCGTCGGCGTCGTCATCGTCGACGCCGCCTGCAcaccatcagcagcagcaggcgtCGACGGCAGCGACCTCGCACCAgttgcagcaacagcaacagcagcagcagcagcagcagcagcagcagcagccatcGCCACCACCTGGCAATGCATCTGCAGCCGcagcccagcagcaacagcagctggCGAGCTCACAACAGTAA
- the LOC119557659 gene encoding insulin-like growth factor 2 mRNA-binding protein 1 isoform X6: MQFQPTSYCSIDDQQLRQLKLAAGGLNGVEFEGSKLHAEQLDKNQRRSQRNQRNPYPGMPGPGRQADFPLRILVQSEMVGAIIGRQGSTIRTITQQSRARVDVHRKENVGSLEKSITIYGNPENCTNACKRILEVMQQEALSTNKGEICLKILAHNNLIGRIIGKSGNTIKRIMQDTDTKITVSSINDINSFNLERIITVKGLIENMSRAENQISTKLRQSYENDLQAMAPQSLMFPGLHPMAMMSTPGNGMVFNTSMPFPSCQSFAMSKTPASVVPPVFPNDLQETTYLYIPNNAVGAIIGTKGSHIRSIMRFSNASLKIAPLDADKPLDQQTERKVTIVGTPEGQWKAQYMIFEKMREEGFMCGTDDVRLTVELLVASSQVGRIIGKGGQNVRELQRVTGSVIKLPEHALAPPSGGDEETPVHIIGPFYSVQSAQRRIRAMMLSTNPPPITKKQKAAKEQLQQQQQSLAGAASSGSQQQQQQQQPQSPSQQQALPPQLHHQPVSSASSSSTPPAHHQQQQASTAATSHQLQQQQQQQQQQQQQQQPSPPPGNASAAAAQQQQQLASSQQ, from the exons AGCTGCTGGTGGTCTGAACGGTGTCGAGTTCGAGGGCAGCAAGCTGCATGCCGAGCAGCTGGACAAGAACCAGCGGCGCAGCCAGCGCAACCAGCGCAATCCGTATCCGGGAATGCCCGGTCCTGGACGCCAGGCGGACTTCCCGCTGCGCATCCTTGTGCAGAGCGAGATGGTGGGCGCCATCATTGGCCGCCAGGGCAGCACCATCAGGACGATCACACAACAGAGCCGTGCTCGCGTCGATGTCCATCGCAAGGAGAACGTTGGCTCGCTGGAGAAATCGATCACGATCTATGGCAATCCGGAGAATTGCACCAATGCCTGTAAGCGCATTTTGGAAGTGATGCAACAAGAGGCCCTCTCCACGAATAAGGG GGAAATTTGCCTTAAAATACTCGCCCACAACAATTTGATTGGTCGGATCATTGGCAAGTCGGGCAATACCATTAAACGGATCATGCAGGACACCGATACGAAGATCACCGTCAGCTCGATCAACGACATCAATAGCTTCAATTTGGAGCGCATCATCACGGTCAAGGGATTGATTGAGAACATGTCGCGTGCTGAGAATCAAATTAGCACCAAACTGCGCCAGAGCTATGAGAACGATCTGCAGGCGATGGCGCCACAGAGCCTCATGTTCCCCGGTCTCCATCCCATGGCAATGATGTCGACACCGGGCAACGGCATGGTCTTCAATACGAGCATGCCGTTCCCCTCGTGTCAAAGCTTTGCCATGTCCAAGACCCCGGCCAGTGTGGTGCCACCGGTGTTCCCCAATGACCTGCAGGAGACCACCTATCTCTATATACCGAACAACGCTGTCGGCGCCATCATTGGCACCAAGGGCTCGCACATCCGTAGCATAATGCGCTTCTCGAATGCATCCCTCAAAATCGCCCCCCTCGATGCCGACAAGCCGCTGGACCAACAAACGGAGCGCAAGGTGACGATTGTTGGCACACCGGAGGGTCAGTGGAAGGCGCAGTACATGATCTTCGAGAAGATGCGCGAGGAGGGCTTTATGTGTGGCACGGACGATGTACGCCTAACGGTTGAGTTGCTAGTGGCCAGCTCGCAG GTGGGCCGCATTATTGGCAAGGGTGGCCAGAATGTGCGCGAATTGCAGCGCGTGACGGGCAGTGTGATCAAGTTGCCGGAGCATGCTTTGGCACCGCCATCCGGCGGAGATGAGGAGACACCGGTGCACATCATTGGACCTTTCTACAGTGTACAG TCTGCACAGCGACGCATCCGAGCCATGATGCTCTCCACAAATCCGCCGCCAATAACCAAAAAACAGAAAGCTGCCAAAGAACAAttgcaacaacagcaacagagcCTAGCCGGAGCTGCGAGCAGCGGgtcccagcagcagcagcagcagcagcagccacagtCACCATCGCAACAGCAGGCGCTGCCGCCGCAGTTGCATCACCAGCCTGTGTCGTCGGCGTCGTCATCGTCGACGCCGCCTGCAcaccatcagcagcagcaggcgtCGACGGCAGCGACCTCGCACCAgttgcagcaacagcaacagcagcagcagcagcagcagcagcagcagcagccatcGCCACCACCTGGCAATGCATCTGCAGCCGcagcccagcagcaacagcagctggCGAGCTCACAACAGTAA